The DNA segment AACGATTCCGCTGGCCCGCACCCAGCCGGCGCTGGATCTGGATGCCCTGATCGGCGGCTTCAAGCCGCTGTTTCGCGCGCTGAACCCCGAGCAGGTCAACGCGCTGAGCGGACAGCTGTTGCAGGCGTTTCAGGGACAGGGCCCCACGATCGCGTCCTTTCTGGAGCAGGCCGCCGCGGTGACCAACACGTTGGCCGACCGGGATCGGCTCATCGGGCAGGTCGTCGACAACCTCAACGTGGTGCTGGGCTCGCTGGGGGGTCAAAGCGACCGGCTGGACCGGGCGGTGACGTCGCTGTCGCAGCTGGTGCACGGGCTCGCCGAACGCCGGACCGACATCTCCAATGCGGTGGCCCACACCAACGCCGCCGCCGGATCGGTCGCCGATTTACTGTCGCAAGCCCGCGCGCCGCTGTCGACGGTGGTTCGCGAGACCGACCGGGTGGCAAGCATCGCGCTCGCTGACCACGACTACCTGGACAACCTGCTCAACACGCTGCCCGACAAGTACCAGGCGCTGGTCCGCCAGGGCATGTACGGCGACTTCTTCGCCTTCTATCTGTGCGATGTCGTGCTCAAGGTCAACGGCAAGGGCGGCCAGCCCGTGTACATCAAGCTGGCCGGTCAGGTCACCGGGCGGTGTGCGCCGAAATGAAATCCTTCGCCGAACGCAACCGGCTGGCCATCGGCACCGTCGGCATCGTCGCCGTTGCCGGAGTGGTGCTGGCCGCCCTGCAGTATCAGCACCTGCCGATTTTCCACCGGGGCACAAGCGTCTCCGCATATTTCGCCGACGCCGGGGGGCTGCGCACCGGCAACACCGTCGAGGTCTCCGGCTATCCGGTGGGCAAGGTGGCCAGCATCTCACTCGACGGGCCCGGCGTGCTGGTCACGTTCACCGTGGACACCAACGTTCGGCTCGGAAACCGCACCGAGGCGGCGATCAAAACCAAGGGCCTATTGGGCAGCAAGTTCCTCGACGTCACACCCCGGGGAGCGGGCCAGCTCGACGGACCCATCCCGATCGAGCGGACGCGATCGCCCTACCAGCTGCCCGACGCCCTTGGCGAGCTGGCCACCACGATCAGCGGCCTGAACACCACCCAGCTGTCCGACTCGTTGGCCACCCTGGCGCAAACCTTTGCCGATACACCGGCGGAATTCCGCGACGCAATGCAGGGGGTGGCCCGGCTCGCGCAGACACTCGACGAGCGCGACGCCCAACTGCGCGGCCTGCTCACCAACGCGGCCAAGGCGACGGGGGTGCTGGCCAAGCGCACCGACCACATCGTCGGCCTGGTGCGCGACACCACCGCGCTGCTGGCGCAGCTGCGCACCCAAAGTGCCGCTCTGGACCGAATCTGGGCGAACATCTCCGCGGTGTCGCGACAATTGCGGGGCTTCATCGCCGAGAACCGCCAGCAGCTGCGGCCGGCGCTGGACAAGCTCAACGGGGTGCTGGCGATCGTGGAAAACCGCAAGGAGCGGCTGCAGCGGGCCATCCCGCTGATCAACACCTATGTCATGTCGCTCGGCGAGTCGCTGTCGTCGGGGCCGTTCTTCAAGGCGTACGTGGTGAACCTGCTGCCGGGTCAGTTCGTGCAGCCGTTCATCAGCGCCGCATTCTCCGATCTGGGGCTCGACCCGGCCACGTTGCTGCCCTCGCAGCTGACCGATCCGCCCACCGGTCAACCCGGGACCCCGCCGTTGCCGATCCCTTACCCGCGGACCGGCCAGGGCGGCGAGCCGCGGTTGACCCTGCCCGACGCGATCACCGGCAATCCCGACGATCCCCGCTATCCGGTCCGGCCCGAGCCGCCGGCCCCGCCGCCGGGCGGCCCACCGCCCGGGCCGCCCGCGCAGCCACCCGGAGGTCAGCCGTGACGATCAGGCTGCGACATGCCCGCTCGGTGCTGGCGACCGCGCTCGTTCTGGTGCTCGTCGCGGGCGTCATCGTCGCGATGCGCACCGCCGACGGCGCCGCCCGAACCATCGTGGTCGCCTACTTCGACAACAGCAACGGCGTGTTCGCCGGTGACGACGTGCTCATTCGCGGGGTGCCGGTGGGCAAGATCCTCAGCATCGAACCGCAACCGTTGCGCGCCAAGATTTCGTTCTGGTTCGACCGCAAACACAAGGTCCCCGCCAATGCCGCCGCGGCGATCCTGTCACCGCAACTGGTGACGGGCCGGGCCATCCAGCTGACGCCGCCCTACACCGGCGGGCCCACCCTGGCCGACGGCGCGGTCATCCCGCAGGACCGCACCGCGGTGCCGGTCGAGTGGGACGACCTGCGGGCGCAACTTCAGCGG comes from the Mycobacterium shinjukuense genome and includes:
- a CDS encoding virulence factor Mce family protein, with the translated sequence MRENLRGVVARLGVFFAVCLLTAFLLVAVFGEVRFGHGKTYYAEFTNVSNLREGKLVRIAGVEVGKVTKISINPDATVRVEFTADDTVTLTQATRAVIRYDNLFGDRYLALEEGAGGFAVLSPGQTIPLARTQPALDLDALIGGFKPLFRALNPEQVNALSGQLLQAFQGQGPTIASFLEQAAAVTNTLADRDRLIGQVVDNLNVVLGSLGGQSDRLDRAVTSLSQLVHGLAERRTDISNAVAHTNAAAGSVADLLSQARAPLSTVVRETDRVASIALADHDYLDNLLNTLPDKYQALVRQGMYGDFFAFYLCDVVLKVNGKGGQPVYIKLAGQVTGRCAPK
- a CDS encoding MCE family protein, whose amino-acid sequence is MKSFAERNRLAIGTVGIVAVAGVVLAALQYQHLPIFHRGTSVSAYFADAGGLRTGNTVEVSGYPVGKVASISLDGPGVLVTFTVDTNVRLGNRTEAAIKTKGLLGSKFLDVTPRGAGQLDGPIPIERTRSPYQLPDALGELATTISGLNTTQLSDSLATLAQTFADTPAEFRDAMQGVARLAQTLDERDAQLRGLLTNAAKATGVLAKRTDHIVGLVRDTTALLAQLRTQSAALDRIWANISAVSRQLRGFIAENRQQLRPALDKLNGVLAIVENRKERLQRAIPLINTYVMSLGESLSSGPFFKAYVVNLLPGQFVQPFISAAFSDLGLDPATLLPSQLTDPPTGQPGTPPLPIPYPRTGQGGEPRLTLPDAITGNPDDPRYPVRPEPPAPPPGGPPPGPPAQPPGGQP